Proteins from a single region of Cytophagaceae bacterium:
- a CDS encoding DUF4249 domain-containing protein: MKYYNLKKLIVFGWVGFLFLLSSCEDVVKIEVKDGKQQLVVDAWLTNEAKEQKIVLTYSQPYFDDTDLIPALGAEVTVILDNSLTLKFSDENRDGVYTFTPLDGDYMGDAKQVRLLVKLGDEQYQSFSALKRVPRIDSVAYEEFSFPVEIPDAGPKDGFLAEFYANDLPGEGDTYLIRSYKNDSLRFKPENITLAYDAGFSAGSKTDGLMFILPIRQSINPVLFQDKDKLKVELLSIPIEAYYYILQLRQESQNGGIFATPSSNIPTNIFNINPKSENTALGAFIVSRVSSFETVIDKKKAKPKK, encoded by the coding sequence ATGAAATATTATAATTTAAAAAAGTTAATAGTATTTGGATGGGTTGGATTCTTGTTTTTACTCTCTTCTTGTGAGGATGTAGTTAAAATAGAGGTTAAAGATGGTAAACAGCAGCTGGTTGTCGATGCCTGGCTAACCAATGAAGCTAAAGAGCAAAAAATTGTGTTGACTTATTCTCAGCCTTATTTTGATGATACAGACCTTATACCAGCATTGGGTGCGGAGGTAACTGTGATATTGGACAATAGCCTGACATTAAAATTTTCCGACGAAAACCGCGATGGAGTTTACACTTTTACGCCCTTAGATGGCGATTACATGGGAGATGCAAAACAGGTCAGGCTATTGGTCAAGCTGGGGGACGAACAATACCAATCATTTTCAGCTCTTAAACGTGTACCGAGGATTGATTCAGTGGCTTACGAGGAATTTTCTTTTCCTGTAGAAATTCCGGATGCAGGCCCGAAAGATGGTTTTCTGGCGGAGTTTTATGCAAATGATTTACCGGGAGAGGGTGACACTTATCTTATCAGATCTTATAAAAATGACTCACTAAGGTTTAAGCCTGAAAATATTACTTTGGCCTATGATGCCGGTTTTTCGGCGGGTTCAAAAACTGACGGACTAATGTTTATTTTGCCCATCAGGCAATCTATAAATCCTGTTTTGTTCCAGGATAAAGACAAACTAAAAGTCGAACTATTATCAATTCCGATTGAGGCGTATTATTATATTCTTCAATTACGACAGGAATCTCAAAATGGAGGGATATTTGCCACACCTTCAAGCAATATTCCCACAAATATTTTCAACATTAATCCCAAGTCTGAAAACACCGCTTTAGGTGCATTTATCGTTTCCAGGGTTAGCAGTTTTGAGACAGTCATTGATAAGAAAAAAGCAAAGCCCAAGAAATAA
- a CDS encoding adenosylhomocysteinase, translating to MSKSNTFIPFKVKDIALADWGRKEIQLAEAEMPGLMEIRKEYGPSKPLKGARIAGCLHMTIQTAVLIETLVELGAEVTWSSCNIFSTQDHAAAAIAAAGISVYAWKGMTAEEFDWCIEQTLFFGEEQQPLNMILDDGGDLTNMVFDVYPELVAGIKGLSEETTTGVHRLYERMKNGTLLLPAINVNDSVTKSKFDNKYGCKESLVDAIRRATDLMLAGKVAAVAGYGDVGKGSAESLRGAGCRVLVTEIDPICALQAAMDGYEVVTMDEAATRAQIFVTATGNYKIIRKEHFLKMRDKAIVCNIGHFDNEIDMAWLNQNYGHTKNVIKPQVDMYNVEGKDIIILAEGRLVNLGCAMGHPSFVMSCSFSNQTLAQLELWNNTAAYEKKVYVLPKALDEKVAAFHLAHVGAKLDKLSTEQAEYIGVSVDGPFKAEMYRY from the coding sequence ATGAGCAAAAGTAACACTTTCATTCCGTTTAAAGTAAAAGATATCGCCCTTGCAGACTGGGGTCGTAAAGAAATTCAATTGGCTGAAGCCGAAATGCCGGGTTTGATGGAAATCCGTAAAGAATATGGCCCAAGCAAGCCTCTGAAAGGAGCTAGAATTGCCGGATGTCTTCACATGACAATCCAAACCGCTGTTTTGATAGAAACTCTGGTAGAACTTGGAGCTGAAGTAACCTGGTCTTCATGTAATATTTTCTCTACACAAGATCACGCTGCCGCTGCCATCGCTGCTGCCGGCATTTCGGTTTATGCATGGAAAGGCATGACTGCTGAAGAGTTTGACTGGTGTATCGAGCAGACATTGTTTTTTGGAGAAGAACAACAACCACTTAATATGATTCTTGATGATGGTGGTGATTTGACCAACATGGTTTTTGATGTATATCCTGAACTCGTAGCCGGAATCAAAGGACTTTCTGAAGAAACTACCACAGGTGTTCACCGTCTTTATGAAAGAATGAAAAACGGCACACTTTTACTCCCTGCAATCAATGTTAACGATTCAGTAACTAAGTCTAAATTTGACAACAAATACGGCTGTAAAGAGTCATTGGTTGATGCCATCCGTCGTGCTACTGACTTGATGTTGGCTGGAAAAGTTGCTGCAGTTGCCGGTTATGGCGATGTAGGTAAAGGTTCAGCCGAGTCGTTGAGAGGTGCCGGTTGCAGAGTGTTGGTTACTGAAATTGACCCAATATGTGCCCTTCAGGCCGCAATGGATGGCTACGAAGTAGTAACTATGGACGAAGCTGCCACGAGAGCCCAGATTTTCGTTACTGCTACAGGTAACTATAAGATAATCAGAAAAGAGCATTTCCTGAAAATGCGTGACAAAGCTATAGTTTGTAACATCGGACACTTTGATAACGAAATTGACATGGCCTGGTTAAACCAAAACTATGGTCATACCAAAAACGTAATCAAGCCTCAGGTGGATATGTACAATGTAGAAGGAAAAGACATAATCATATTGGCTGAAGGAAGATTGGTTAACCTGGGTTGTGCTATGGGACACCCTTCATTTGTAATGTCATGTTCTTTCTCTAACCAAACCTTGGCCCAGTTGGAACTTTGGAACAATACAGCTGCCTATGAGAAAAAAGTGTATGTATTGCCTAAAGCCCTTGATGAAAAAGTAGCTGCATTCCATTTGGCTCATGTGGGTGCAAAATTGGATAAACTGTCAACTGAGCAAGCGGAATACATCGGCGTAAGCGTTGATGGGCCTTTTAAAGCTGAAATGTACAGATACTAA
- a CDS encoding TonB-dependent receptor — protein MIFLVVVFFGKNHEVFSQTKRTISGKITDVKNGEGLIGVTVFVKELKIGTQTNLYGFYSISVPEGGYSISVSSLGYTGITQKINASKDLTINLELIEADNNLEELVVRSEREDQNVRNIEMSVNKVEMKTIKKMPALLGEVDVIRSIQFLPGVSSVGEGASGFNVRGGAIDQNLVLLDEAPVYNSSHLFGFFSVFNPDVVKDVKLIKGGIPANYGGRVSSILDVRMKEGNSKKPEFSGGIGTIFSRFTYERPYLKEKGSFVVALRRSYIDILAKPFLNNDLKNSRFYFYDFTAKTNFRINENNTVYASGYFGRDIFGADFGFNWGNTTTTFRWNHVFSKKLFLNTTVFYSNYDYSLDSDLKDENNQDSFEWNSDIINYSLKPDFNYYLNSKNTISFGGQMIYYTFNPGKAVATSGGISREIGLDKKFGLENAIYASNEQKINERITLNYGLRYSNFMRLGPGIEYTLKPEESNSRKEILGQKEFEKNERMSSYGNLEPRIAVNFGLANSSSLKLSYNRLAQYIHLLSNTSASSPLDVWTPSSNNIKPQISDQIALGYFHNFSNNIYESSVEVYYKKLQNQIDYVRNADLLLNPAVEGDLLFGNGRAYGAEFFLKKNKGKFNGWISYTLSRTEKKVSGLNNNQYFLNRIDKLHNISAVLIYDLSKRWSLGSTFSFATGTPASFPTNKYLWQGMALPHNYTDERNIYRIPASHRADISATRKNKHAMFKRGESEWVFSVYNVYDRRNPFSVYVRQNPDDPSKTEAVSYSVFASFIPAVTYNFKF, from the coding sequence TTGATTTTTCTGGTCGTGGTATTTTTTGGGAAAAACCATGAGGTATTTTCTCAAACTAAACGCACTATTAGTGGGAAAATTACAGATGTTAAAAATGGTGAAGGATTGATAGGTGTTACTGTTTTTGTAAAAGAACTTAAAATTGGGACACAAACCAACCTTTACGGCTTTTATTCTATATCAGTACCTGAAGGAGGATATTCAATATCGGTATCTTCATTGGGGTACACCGGCATCACTCAAAAGATAAATGCTTCAAAAGATTTGACGATAAATCTCGAATTAATAGAGGCGGACAATAATCTGGAAGAGCTGGTGGTGCGATCTGAGCGAGAGGATCAGAATGTAAGGAATATTGAGATGTCGGTCAATAAGGTGGAAATGAAAACCATCAAAAAAATGCCTGCTTTGTTGGGTGAGGTGGATGTAATCCGTAGTATTCAGTTTTTGCCGGGAGTGAGTTCGGTAGGAGAGGGGGCTTCTGGTTTCAATGTAAGAGGTGGGGCAATTGATCAAAACCTGGTTTTGCTGGATGAAGCACCTGTGTATAATTCCTCGCATTTATTTGGATTTTTCTCTGTGTTTAACCCTGATGTGGTCAAAGATGTCAAACTAATCAAAGGAGGAATACCGGCAAACTATGGCGGAAGGGTTTCTTCGATTCTGGATGTTAGAATGAAAGAAGGGAATTCGAAAAAGCCGGAGTTTTCGGGCGGCATCGGCACTATTTTTTCAAGATTTACTTATGAAAGACCGTATTTAAAAGAAAAAGGCTCTTTCGTAGTCGCTTTGAGAAGGTCATACATTGATATACTTGCCAAACCTTTTTTAAACAATGACCTGAAAAATTCCCGGTTTTACTTTTATGATTTTACAGCTAAGACCAATTTCAGGATTAATGAAAATAACACTGTGTATGCATCGGGGTATTTCGGCCGAGATATTTTCGGTGCTGACTTTGGATTTAATTGGGGAAATACTACCACGACATTCAGATGGAACCATGTTTTTTCTAAGAAACTCTTTCTTAATACCACCGTCTTTTATTCCAATTATGACTATTCTCTGGACTCAGACCTTAAAGATGAAAATAATCAGGATTCGTTTGAGTGGAATTCTGACATCATAAATTATAGTCTCAAACCGGATTTTAATTATTATCTAAATTCCAAAAATACCATCTCCTTTGGAGGACAGATGATTTATTATACATTTAATCCCGGGAAAGCCGTTGCGACTTCAGGAGGGATCAGCCGGGAAATTGGTTTGGATAAAAAATTTGGATTGGAAAACGCAATTTATGCTTCAAATGAACAAAAAATAAATGAGCGGATCACCCTAAATTACGGATTGAGATATTCAAATTTTATGAGGCTCGGGCCCGGTATTGAATACACTCTTAAACCTGAAGAATCTAATAGCAGAAAAGAGATTTTAGGCCAGAAGGAATTTGAAAAAAATGAAAGAATGAGTTCTTATGGCAATCTGGAACCAAGGATAGCCGTAAATTTTGGTCTGGCTAATTCATCTTCTTTAAAATTAAGTTATAACCGGTTGGCCCAATATATCCATTTACTTTCCAACACAAGTGCATCTTCGCCTTTGGATGTTTGGACACCAAGTTCAAACAATATTAAACCACAGATTTCTGACCAGATTGCCCTTGGGTATTTTCATAATTTCAGCAATAACATATATGAATCGTCTGTGGAAGTATATTATAAAAAACTTCAGAATCAGATTGATTATGTTAGAAATGCCGATTTGTTGCTTAATCCGGCAGTGGAAGGCGACTTGCTTTTTGGAAATGGGCGGGCTTATGGTGCAGAATTTTTTCTTAAAAAAAATAAAGGAAAGTTTAATGGATGGATAAGTTATACCTTGTCAAGAACTGAGAAAAAAGTGAGCGGGCTCAACAACAACCAATATTTTCTTAACCGCATCGATAAATTACATAATATTTCGGCGGTTTTGATTTATGATCTTTCCAAAAGATGGTCGCTGGGATCCACCTTTAGCTTTGCTACAGGTACACCTGCAAGTTTTCCTACCAATAAGTATTTATGGCAAGGTATGGCTCTGCCTCATAATTATACTGATGAGCGTAATATCTATCGTATTCCGGCTTCGCATCGGGCTGATATTTCTGCCACCAGAAAAAACAAGCATGCGATGTTTAAAAGAGGAGAAAGTGAATGGGTGTTTTCAGTATATAATGTTTATGACAGGAGAAATCCGTTTTCGGTGTATGTAAGACAAAATCCTGATGATCCTTCCAAAACCGAAGCAGTGAGTTATTCTGTTTTTGCCTCTTTTATTCCGGCAGTAACCTATAATTTTAAATTCTAA